The following are encoded in a window of Primulina eburnea isolate SZY01 chromosome 4, ASM2296580v1, whole genome shotgun sequence genomic DNA:
- the LOC140831045 gene encoding BTB/POZ and MATH domain-containing protein 4-like translates to MSGAPEKIPNQNSLISPTSSRYVTETINGSHRFVIQGYSLAKGLGVGKHIASEDFTVGGYKWAIYFYPDGKNVEDNSTYVSVFIALASDGTDVRALFELTLLDQSGKGKHKVHSHFDRSLESGPYTLKYRGSMWGYKRFFRRALLESSDYLKDDCLKINCTVGVVVSAIDSSSLNSIHVPDSDIGSHFGMLLENREGSDIVFNVAGEKFHAHKLVLAARSPTLRSELFEGFDSDEQEIIVSDTEPEVFKAILHFIYRDALVEDELIASSSCSSPLVTDTLTAKLLAAADRYGLGRLRRMCESHLCKDISVNSVSQILALADRCHASELKRVCLSFAAENLAAVMRSDGFENLKENFSALQSELLKTVAGCDEDCGGGGGKSRSVWAQLSDGGDTSGRRVRQRS, encoded by the exons ATGTCAGGAGCGCCGGAAAAAATCCCGAATCAGAACTCGCTGATTTCACCCACGAGCTCTCGCTACGTAACGGAGACGATTAATGGTTCTCACAGGTTCGTGATCCAGGGGTACTCCCTCGCCAAAGGCTTGGGTGTCGGCAAACACATTGCCAGCGAAGATTTCACCGTTGGAGGATATAAGTGGGCAATTTACTTTTACCCCGATGGTAAAAACGTGGAGGATAATTCTACTTATGTCTCAGTTTTCATTGCTTTAGCTAGCGATGGTACGGATGTGCGGGCGCTGTTCGAGCTTACTTTGCTTGACCAGAGCGGCAAAGGGAAGCACAAGGTGCACAGCCATTTTGATAGGTCGCTGGAAAGCGGTCCATATACTCTTAAATACCGCGGCAGCATGTG GGGATACAAACGGTTTTTCAGAAGAGCGTTGCTTGAAAGTTCAGATTATCTTAAAGATGATTGCTTGAAGATTAACTGTACTGTTGGAGTTGTGGTTTCTGCCATAGATTCTTCTAGTTTAAACTCGATTCATGTCCCTGATTCTGATATTGGGTCGCATTTTGGAATGCTTCTGGAGAATAGGGAAGGTTCTGACATTGTTTTTAATGTGGCTGGGGAGAAATTTCATGCCCACAAGTTGGTACTTGCTGCACGTTCCCCCACACTCCGGTCTGAGCTTTTTGAAGGATTTGATAGTGATGAGCAAGAGATTATTGTTTCAGACACGGAACCTGAAGTTTTTAAG GCTATTCTGCACTTTATATACCGAGATGCATTGGTGGAAGATGAGCTCATTGCATCTAGTTCCTGTTCTTCTCCCTTGGTAACTGACACATTAACTGCAAAGTTGCTGGCAGCAGCTGATCGTTATGGTTTAGGAAGACTTAGACGGATGTGCGAATCTCATCTCTGCAAGGATATATCTGTGAATTCTGTGTCACAGATACTTGCTTTGGCAGATCGTTGCCATGCTTCAGAATTGAAAAGAGTTTGCCTTAGTTTTGCTGCCGAGAACTTGGCAG CTGTTATGCGTTCGGATGGCTTTGAAAACCTGAAAGAAAATTTCTCAGCTCTACAATCCGAGCTTTTGAAGACCGTAGCTGGCTGTGATGAGGAttgcggcggcggcggcggcaagTCTCGAAGTGTTTGGGCTCAGCTATCTGACGGTGGTGATACTAGTGGAAGGAGGGTGAGACAGCGGAGTTAA
- the LOC140831046 gene encoding transcription factor GAMYB-like, with product MSMTSESEEWMNSKNVIDSPSVDDICSSGNMEANGPLKKGPWTSAEDAILVEYVNKHGEGNWNAVQKHSGLARCGKSCRLRWANHLRPDLKKGAFSPEEERHIIELHAKMGNKWARMAAELPGRTDNEIKNYWNTRIKRRQRAGLPIYPPDICFQASNENEQNDEMAAFLYGDAHHPDYLPINHFEFPHVEFKTMELDQLLYPMAFLDLPPESLLDVPANSFLSQGPDSSYPEKYFHSTIYPSKKFRGSESLFPGLNTSVGNTAPDENHFQSDGSMQISESFVFPSAFDHNSTPDHASSSSALLGTHAILNSNTSSSEPPWAMKLELPSLQTYVGSWGTPSPPLPSLESVDTLIQTLPNENVHSCNLSPQDSGLLHAVLYESHSMKNSRNNSFHQTSNVSIMQVDMMDTSSHDIHETEWEAIAEPISPLCHSSSSMFSECTPISRNSFDELHSSGTMPVKDEATDDLVLMENHNMTEVINQMVFSTPDFLLASDFFAPKKQQWNNHYLLKDALGTFLCDDLSKDCKQMDMPESCLWNAMPTV from the exons ATGAGTATGACAAGTGAAAGTGAGGAATGGATGAATTCCAAGAACGTCATTGACTCACCATCTGTTGATGATATTTGCAGCAGTGGGAATATGGAAGCGAATGGTCCACTAAAAAAAGGTCCCTGGACTTCTGCAGAAGATGCAATTTTAGTTGAATATGTTAACAAGCACGGTGAAGGGAATTGGAATGCAGTTCAGAAACACTCTGGACTTGCCCGCTGTGGAAAAAGTTGTCGTTTGAGATGGGCAAACCACCTCAGACCAGATCTTAAAAAAGGTGCATTTAGCCCGGAGGAGGAGCGCCATATCATTGAACTTCATGCCAAGATGGGAAATAAATGGGCCCGAATGGCAGCTGAG TTGCCTGGTCGCACAGATAATGAGATCAAGAACTATTGGAACACAAGAATCAAAAGAAGACAGCGTGCTGGCTTGCCAATCTATCCACCTGATATCTGTTTCCAAGCATCAAATGAGAACGAACAAAATGATGAAATGGCTGCTTTCCTATATGGTGACGCCCATCATCCCGATTATTTGCCAATCAATCACTTTGAATTTCCTCATGTCGAATTTAAAACGATGGAACTAGATCAACTTCTGTATCCTATGGCATTCCTTGATCTTCCTCCTGAAAGCTTGCTTGATGTCCCGGCTAATAGCTTTTTATCACAAGGTCCGGATTCTTCTTACCCTGAGAAATATTTCCATTCCACGATTTATCCATCCAAGAAATTTCGAGGATCAGAATCTTTGTTCCCTGGTTTAAATACCAGTGTAGGCAACACTGCACCAGATGAAAATCATTTTCAAAGTGATGGTTCTATGCAGATTTCTGAATCTTTTGTGTTCCCATCCGCCTTTGATCATAATTCGACACCTGATCATGCATCATCCTCAAGTGCACTTCTCGGCACCCATGCCATATTAAATAGCAACACCTCTTCTTCTGAGCCTCCTTGGGCAATGAAGCTGGAGCTCCCTTCACTCCAAACTTATGTGGGTAGTTGGGGCACACCCTCGCCCCCATTGCCTTCCCTCGAGTCTGTTGATACTTTGATCCAAACTCTTCCAAATGAAAATGTTCACTCGTGTAACCTTTCACCTCAAGACAGTGGATTGTTGCATGCTGTACTGTATGAATCACATAGTATGAAAAACTCGAGGAACAACTCTTTCCATCAGACTTCAAATGTTTCCATTATGCAGGTTGATATGATGGACACCTCATCTCATGATATCCACGAAACTGAATGGGAAGCAATTGCAGAGCCAATCTCTCCTTTATGTCACTCATCGTCATCCATGTTCAGTGAGTGCACCCCTATTAGTAGAAACTCATTTGACGAGCTCCATTCTTCAGGGACAATGCCAG TTAAGGACGAAGCTACGGATGACCTGGTTCTGATGGAAAATCACAACATGACTGAAGTAATAAACCAGATGGTCTTCTCCACACCAGATTTCTTGTTAGCTTCCGACTTTTTTGCTCCTAAGAAACAGCAGTGGAACAACCATTATTTGCTGAAAGATGCACTAGGCACATTTCTTTGTGATGATTTAAGCAAGGACTGCAAGCAAATGGATATGCCCGAATCATGTTTATGGAATGCTATGCCCACCGTTTAG